A stretch of the Gossypium hirsutum isolate 1008001.06 chromosome D07, Gossypium_hirsutum_v2.1, whole genome shotgun sequence genome encodes the following:
- the LOC107953771 gene encoding myosin-11, with translation MGFAAALRPNLPATFPLRFRQLSTQRHSWKQKTLPFVAVTRGKGHSLLIVESVLNNSKSSINDNGAAESAKVLLERLFAQTQKLEQGISRDGEPLQDFHLALDLQTLESDLLAALTALKQKEDDLQDAEKMVVLEQSELSRAKDELEQREKEIAAASSKHEKLEEKLTQANLAFASQASQIEDLKLQLKEQDQKVAAAQSTLSAKEDEMDKMRHELVKKTEEAEKIRSELTSKSQLLNEANEVMKKQEIELQELREAIWEREEELETSLTQRKLEEEKLKVAEAKLQQQTMEWLLAQEELKKLAEQASRLMGEANEAFKDFTRVKQLLSDVRSELVSSQKSLASSRQQMEQQEQLLKMQLEELEEQRKSVASYMESLKNAQIEVESERVKLRVVEARNKDLERDLSVERELIKELQEELKKEKYSLQLAIQDASFLRKQLGKKHTEFVEMNNVLQNKEVDLVEAKLEIQHLKSERASLQLILEEKDQELSDAKKNLEQLNQEIAELKMLMSSKENQLIQATALLKEKDEYALKVQDELNDTKMKFSEAETVIERIAELTNRLVISVKDEDNNVLRPVDDVSSELMHQLVDRPSSDFGLQKKQLETELRFTKESLKDKEMEVLAAQRALAIKDEELKMVLGRLEAREKELQRLKEEMIEDANDIKKLYALAQERIGEKSIGDLAIEKLQLEAAQLEVEAATSALQKLAEMSHELLIKASTSIESDSDTSIFLQSGSDPMISMMKNDESFTEVKTGVAKLSALTEQLVKDAGIVGVHLQS, from the exons ATGGGCTTCGCTGCTGCTCTTCGCCCTAATCTTCCAGCTACTTTTCCTCTTCGTTTTCGCCAG TTATCTACTCAGAGGCACAGTTGGAAACAGAAAACGCTACCTTTTGTGGCAGTAACAAGAGGGAAAGGCCATTCTCTTCTTATTGTCGAATCTGTCTTGAATAACAGTAAGTCGAGCATCAATGACAATGGGGCAGCTGAATCTGCAAAAGTTCTTCTTGAGAGATTGTTTGCGCAGACCCAGAAACTCGAACAAGGAATAAGCCGAGATGGTGAACCACTTCAGGATTTTCACCTTGCTCTTGACCTTCAGACTCTTGAGTCTGATCTGCTTGCTGCTTTGACAGCGTTGAAGCAGAAGGAAGATGATCTACAGGATGCGGAGAAAATGGTTGTGTTGGAGCAAAGTGAGTTAAGCCGTGCGAAGGATGAGTTGGAGCAACGGGAGAAAGAAATTGCTGCTGCATCTTCTAAGCATGAAAAACTGGAAGAGAAGCTAACGCAGGCAAATCTTGCATTTGCTTCTCAAGCTAGTCAGATAGAAGATTTGAAGCTTCAACTCAAAGAACAAGACCAGAAGGTTGCTGCTGCACAATCTACACTGTCTGCAAAAGAAGATGAAATGGATAAAATGAGGCATGAATTGGTAAAGAAGACTGAGGAAGCTGAGAAGATTCGTTCTGAACTTACATCGAAGTCTCAGCTCCTGAATGAAGCCAATGAAGTTATGAAGAAACAAGAAATTGAGCTTCAAGAACTCCGAGAAGCAATTTGGGAGAGAGAAGAGGAGTTAGAAACTTCTCTGACTCAAAGGAAACTTGAAGAGGAGAAGCTGAAAGTTGCTGAAGCTAAATTGCAGCAGCAGACCATGGAGTGGTTATTAGCCCAAGAAGAACTGAAGAAACTTGCAGAACAAGCATCTAGACTCATGGGAGAAGCTAATGAGGCCTTCAAAGATTTCACAAGGGTGAAGCAGCTACTTTCTGATGTCAGGTCTGAGTTGGTTTCTTCTCAGAAATCTCTGGCATCGTCAAGACAGCAAATGGAACAGCAAGAACAGTTATTGAAAATGCAACTCGAAGAGCTTGAAGAACAGAGGAAAAGTGTTGCATCCTACATGGAAAGCTTGAAAAATGCCCAGATAGAAGTAGAGAGTGAAAGAGTGAAGCTTAGGGTTGTAGAGGCTCGAAACAAGGATCTTGAACGGGATTTATCTGTAGAGAGGGAACTAATAAAAGAGTTACAAGAGGAGCTGAAGAAAGAGAAATATTCACTTCAGCTGGCTATCCAGGATGCCTCTTTTCTTCGAAAGCAGTTAGGGAAGAAGCATACTGAATTTGTTGAAATGAACAATGTTCTGCAAAATAAAGAAGTAGACCTGGTGGAGGCTAAACTCGAAATCCAGCATCTGAAATCTGAGAGAGCTTCTCTTCAGCTTATATTGGAGGAGAAAGACCAGGAACTCTCTGATGCCAAAAAGAATTTAGAGCAATTAAACCAAGAGATTGCAGagctgaagatgcttatgagcaGTAAAGAAAATCAGCTCATTCAAGCTACTGCTTTATTAAAGGAGAAAGATGAATATGCTCTGAAAGTACAAGATGAGTTGAATGATACAAAGATGAAGTTCTCTGAAGCTGAAACTGTCATAGAACGAATTGCAGAACTCACAAACCGACTAGTTATCTCAGTTAAGGATGAAGACAATAATGTGTTGAGGCCTGTTGATGATGTGAGCAGCGAATTAATGCATCAGCTGGTAGATAGGCCTTCTAGTGATTTTGGATTGCAGAAAAAGCAACTTGAAACTGAACTCAGATTCACTAAAGAGAGCTTAAAAGATAAAGAAATGGAAGTTCTTGCTGCACAGAGGGCTCTTGCAATAAAAGATGAAGAGCTCAAAATGGTTCTTGGAAGGTTGGAGGCAAGAGAAAAAGAACTACAAAGGCTGAAGGAAGAAATGATTGAAGATGCTAATGATATAAAGAAGCTTTATGCTTTGGCACAAGAGAGAATTGGGGAGAAAAGTATAGGTGACTTGGCCATTGAGAAGCTGCAGCTCGAGGCAGCTCAACTGGAAGTTGAAGCTGCCACGAGTGCTCTTCAAAAACTGGCTGAAATGAGCCATGAACTTTTGATTAAAGCTAGCACTAGTATTGAGTCTGATTCTGATACCAGTATCTTCCTGCAAAGTGGTTCTGATCCAATGATTAGCATGATGAAGAACGATGAAAGTTTCACTGAGGTTAAAACAGGAGTAGCCAAGCTTTCAGCTTTGACAGAGCAGCTAGTGAAAGATGCTGGAATTGTTGGTGTACACCTGCAAAGTTAA